One stretch of Planctomycetota bacterium DNA includes these proteins:
- a CDS encoding NAD(P)/FAD-dependent oxidoreductase: MSDWDLGIVGGGAAGLAAGIFAAEANPKARVVVFDGARKVGAKILVAGGGRCNVTHHKIDARDYNAATRNFVKNVLASFTVDDTIAWLRDMGVELKREPTGKLFPTTDKARTVLDALLTRLADRGATLLTEHRVTSIEQADDSFVVRTPRGEHQCRRVVLCSGGRSLPRTGSDGGGYVLARTLGHTVGGTHEALVSMTLQQHFFHGDLAGISHEAEITTTADGKPVDRRRGSLLWTHFGVSGPLAMDASRHWLANKAAGREVKWYLNLLPDETFESVEATLLHMAEKTPKLPLRSTLKQWSTAESDSRSPLPEKVSEAVLWQTGVDDKTPLAQVRRDDRRKLVHALTNLELPVEQARGWNHAEVTAGGVPLSEVAWKTMSSRVTSGLHLAGEILDVDGRIGGFNFQWAWATGFLAGRAGVSA, encoded by the coding sequence GTGAGCGACTGGGACTTGGGCATCGTCGGCGGCGGGGCGGCGGGACTGGCGGCGGGCATCTTCGCGGCGGAGGCGAATCCCAAGGCACGCGTCGTCGTGTTCGACGGGGCGAGGAAGGTCGGAGCGAAAATCCTGGTGGCAGGCGGTGGGCGGTGCAACGTGACCCATCACAAGATCGACGCCCGCGACTACAACGCGGCCACGCGCAACTTCGTCAAGAACGTCCTGGCCAGCTTCACCGTCGATGACACGATCGCGTGGCTTCGTGACATGGGCGTCGAGCTCAAACGCGAGCCGACCGGCAAGCTCTTCCCGACGACGGACAAGGCGCGGACGGTCTTAGACGCGCTGCTGACGCGCCTGGCTGATCGCGGGGCGACGCTTTTGACGGAACACCGCGTGACGTCGATTGAGCAGGCCGACGACTCCTTCGTCGTCCGCACGCCGCGGGGTGAACACCAATGCCGTCGCGTCGTGCTCTGCTCTGGCGGACGTAGCTTGCCCAGGACCGGCAGCGACGGCGGCGGCTATGTCTTGGCCAGGACCCTCGGCCACACCGTCGGCGGGACGCACGAAGCGCTCGTTTCGATGACGCTGCAGCAGCACTTCTTCCACGGCGACTTGGCCGGCATCAGCCACGAGGCCGAGATCACCACGACGGCCGACGGCAAGCCCGTGGATCGAAGACGCGGTTCGCTGCTCTGGACGCACTTCGGCGTGAGCGGCCCGCTCGCGATGGACGCGAGTCGCCACTGGCTCGCAAACAAGGCCGCGGGTCGCGAGGTGAAGTGGTACCTGAATCTGTTGCCGGACGAGACGTTCGAGTCGGTCGAAGCGACGCTGCTGCACATGGCCGAGAAGACGCCCAAGCTGCCGCTGCGGTCGACGCTCAAGCAGTGGTCGACCGCCGAGTCGGATTCGCGTTCGCCGTTACCCGAGAAGGTGTCGGAAGCAGTGCTGTGGCAGACCGGCGTGGACGACAAAACGCCGCTCGCTCAGGTCCGACGTGACGACCGGCGCAAGCTCGTCCACGCACTGACAAACCTGGAGCTGCCCGTCGAGCAGGCGCGCGGATGGAACCACGCGGAAGTGACGGCCGGCGGTGTGCCATTGTCCGAAGTGGCGTGGAAGACGATGAGCAGCCGCGTCACGTCCGGGCTGCATCTTGCTGGCGAGATCCTCGACGTCGACGGCCGAATCGGTGGGTTCAACTTCCAGTGGGCCTGGGCGACGGGTTTCCTCGCTGGCCGGGCCGGAGTGTCAGCATGA
- a CDS encoding VTT domain-containing protein: MRSLIRVMLPLFAFFTTMMIVARATGLVTPARIQAGLEAAREASPIWAMAVVAGLLTVDLFIFVPTLTVLMLAGYLIGFPLAFVAGATGLYLAGLVGYGLSWKYGEALVRRVVKDETRRREMNDAFRTHGVAMILLSRAAPMLPEMTACLSGMTRMRFGRFLLAWTGSVVPYVLVTTFAGSRSSLDNPLPAIATAVGMAAVFGVAWWLFRKRVLQATPATA, translated from the coding sequence ATGCGCTCGCTCATCCGAGTCATGCTGCCGTTGTTCGCGTTCTTTACGACGATGATGATCGTCGCGCGGGCGACGGGTCTGGTCACGCCCGCCCGAATCCAGGCCGGCCTCGAAGCCGCACGCGAAGCCTCGCCGATCTGGGCCATGGCCGTCGTTGCCGGACTGTTGACGGTCGACCTGTTCATCTTCGTGCCGACCCTGACGGTGCTGATGCTCGCCGGCTACCTGATCGGCTTTCCGCTCGCCTTCGTCGCCGGTGCGACCGGTCTCTACCTCGCTGGCCTGGTCGGCTACGGCCTGAGCTGGAAGTACGGCGAAGCACTCGTCCGCCGCGTCGTGAAGGACGAAACCCGGCGACGCGAGATGAACGACGCTTTCCGCACGCACGGCGTTGCGATGATCCTGCTCTCACGCGCCGCGCCGATGTTGCCGGAAATGACCGCGTGCCTCAGCGGCATGACGCGAATGCGGTTCGGCAGGTTTCTGCTCGCGTGGACGGGCAGCGTCGTGCCGTACGTGCTGGTGACGACGTTCGCCGGGTCGCGCAGCTCGCTCGACAACCCGCTGCCCGCCATCGCGACGGCCGTCGGCATGGCGGCGGTCTTCGGGGTCGCGTGGTGGCTCTTCCGCAAGCGCGTCCTGCAGGCGACGCCCGCTACCGCCTGA
- the ilvA gene encoding threonine ammonia-lyase has protein sequence MPTIAADVEAAGIRLRDAGMRPVATHASPRLSESAGCELFCKLEYLHPTGSFKERGALNALLVRRDEIDTGVIAASAGNHALALAYHGRALGIAVTVVMPTTAPLVKIATCRSFGAEVVLHGQTFGEARQHANQLVHDRGLVYIHGFDDPAVIAGAGTVGLELLEEVPDLDAIVVPVGGGGLIAGIATIVHERRPTCRVIGVETEAAPTLTAALEADRPIDVETRPGIADGLAIPRLGDNAWPACRDHVDHVVQVTESATARAVLNLLEVEKALVEGSGATSLAAVMGPLRDGLAGKKVAIVLCGGNIDVQVLGRIIERGLAADGRLCRLTCRVSDRAGSLSSLLTTIKQAGASVKEVYHDRSFGPADVGRVDISLVLETHDKTHVAEVHEALREAGVDFWVPRVRR, from the coding sequence ATGCCGACTATTGCAGCCGATGTCGAAGCAGCAGGCATCCGGCTACGCGACGCCGGCATGCGGCCCGTTGCGACCCATGCGTCGCCGAGGCTGTCGGAGTCGGCGGGGTGTGAGCTGTTCTGCAAACTGGAATACCTGCACCCGACCGGGTCGTTCAAGGAGCGCGGCGCGCTCAACGCGTTGCTCGTGCGGCGCGACGAAATCGACACCGGCGTCATTGCGGCGTCGGCTGGAAACCACGCGCTGGCCCTCGCCTATCACGGCCGGGCGCTCGGCATTGCGGTCACGGTCGTCATGCCGACGACCGCACCGCTGGTGAAGATCGCGACGTGTCGGAGCTTCGGGGCCGAAGTCGTGCTGCATGGACAGACGTTCGGCGAGGCGCGGCAGCATGCAAACCAGCTCGTTCATGATCGTGGCCTCGTCTACATCCACGGGTTCGACGACCCGGCGGTGATTGCCGGTGCTGGGACGGTCGGACTGGAGCTGCTGGAAGAGGTGCCTGACCTCGACGCGATCGTCGTTCCCGTCGGCGGTGGCGGATTGATCGCGGGCATCGCGACCATCGTCCACGAACGTCGGCCGACGTGTCGCGTGATCGGCGTCGAGACGGAGGCCGCGCCGACGCTGACGGCCGCGCTCGAAGCGGATCGACCGATCGACGTCGAGACACGGCCGGGCATCGCCGACGGCCTGGCGATCCCTCGGCTGGGCGACAACGCATGGCCCGCATGTCGCGATCACGTCGACCACGTCGTCCAGGTCACGGAGAGCGCGACGGCGCGGGCTGTGCTGAACCTGCTCGAAGTGGAGAAGGCACTCGTCGAGGGAAGCGGGGCGACATCGCTGGCGGCGGTGATGGGTCCGCTACGTGACGGGCTCGCAGGCAAGAAGGTCGCGATCGTTCTGTGCGGCGGGAACATCGACGTCCAGGTACTCGGCCGGATCATCGAGCGCGGCCTCGCGGCAGACGGGCGGTTGTGTCGTCTGACGTGTCGCGTGAGCGATCGTGCCGGGTCGCTGTCGTCGTTGCTGACGACGATCAAGCAGGCCGGGGCAAGCGTGAAAGAGGTCTATCACGATCGCAGCTTCGGCCCTGCGGATGTGGGCCGCGTCGACATCTCGCTGGTGCTCGAAACGCACGACAAGACGCACGTGGCCGAGGTACACGAGGCGCTCCGCGAAGCGGGCGTCGACTTCTGGGTGCCGCGGGTCAGGCGGTAG
- a CDS encoding type II toxin-antitoxin system RelE/ParE family toxin, which yields MRTVVHRQAENELIKAADYLDAQEPGAGLGDDLIKRMRALTRQAAEAPRRYPVVDERRGIRRARDDRFPYVIELTVEPDHLFVLVIKHASRLPSHGRNRKTD from the coding sequence GTGAGGACCGTCGTTCACCGGCAGGCAGAGAACGAGTTGATCAAGGCGGCGGATTATCTCGACGCTCAAGAACCGGGAGCAGGGCTGGGCGACGATCTCATCAAGCGGATGCGGGCCTTGACCCGTCAGGCGGCTGAGGCACCGCGGCGCTATCCGGTGGTCGATGAGCGTCGCGGCATCAGGCGGGCTCGCGACGATCGGTTCCCCTACGTCATCGAGCTCACTGTCGAGCCGGACCACCTCTTCGTTCTCGTGATCAAGCACGCAAGCCGGCTGCCGAGCCACGGTCGCAATCGAAAGACTGACTGA
- the sufD gene encoding Fe-S cluster assembly protein SufD, whose translation MSNDKTTLPTDAPGKRVATPADLAADASKVHLEAAHAFAKDATGPEWLKDLRERAVRVFEKKGFPGKREESFRYTNMRAATNGKFALGTGDEAAAKVFVDAYAFEAVAATVVMVDGRFSKDLSTIGDLPAGVVVGDLFDMGQNEPVIQKELARQADVETNPFVALNTAFLGGGAVVHVPSKTSIDKPIHVLSINTGNSASDEEAVVYPRLLVIAGDRAEFSLVETFVGPEETAYLTNAVTEIVAGADCHIDHNKLNAEGRDGLHVATMEVDIGKSTVFVDHNSTIGSLLTRNDLNVHLNGERADATLSGVSILTGKQHVDNHTLLDHQEPDCPSFELYKHVLDDEASGIFKGQIFVAQKAQRTDSKQSSRSLLLSDDAAMQSQPALEIYADDVKCTHGSTTGPLDEEAVFYLNSRGVSGDMAKRLLTYAFAADVTRRIKVEAVRQRVEDHMAKQHGLPTDFRIQDLADATEDVVF comes from the coding sequence GTGAGTAACGACAAGACCACGCTTCCTACCGACGCTCCAGGCAAGAGAGTCGCCACGCCGGCGGACCTGGCGGCGGACGCGTCCAAGGTCCATCTTGAAGCCGCCCACGCGTTCGCCAAGGACGCAACCGGGCCCGAGTGGCTCAAAGACCTGCGCGAGCGAGCCGTGCGGGTCTTCGAGAAGAAGGGCTTCCCCGGCAAGCGGGAAGAGTCGTTTCGCTACACCAACATGCGTGCCGCGACGAACGGCAAGTTCGCCCTCGGCACCGGCGACGAGGCGGCTGCGAAAGTCTTCGTCGACGCGTACGCGTTCGAGGCGGTTGCAGCGACCGTCGTGATGGTCGACGGGCGTTTCAGCAAAGACCTCAGCACGATCGGCGACCTGCCGGCCGGCGTTGTCGTCGGCGACCTCTTCGACATGGGCCAAAACGAGCCCGTGATTCAGAAGGAGCTAGCCCGGCAGGCCGACGTGGAGACCAATCCCTTCGTCGCGCTCAACACCGCCTTCCTCGGCGGTGGGGCGGTCGTCCACGTTCCGAGCAAGACGTCGATCGACAAGCCGATCCACGTCCTTTCGATCAACACGGGCAACTCGGCCTCCGACGAGGAGGCCGTGGTCTACCCGCGGCTGCTTGTCATCGCCGGTGACCGTGCCGAGTTTTCGCTGGTCGAGACGTTCGTCGGGCCCGAGGAGACGGCGTACCTGACGAACGCCGTCACCGAGATCGTCGCCGGAGCCGACTGCCACATCGACCACAACAAGCTCAACGCCGAGGGCCGCGATGGTTTGCATGTGGCGACGATGGAAGTCGACATCGGCAAGTCGACAGTCTTTGTCGATCACAACTCAACGATCGGCAGCCTCCTGACACGCAACGACCTCAACGTTCACCTCAATGGCGAGCGGGCCGACGCGACACTTTCGGGTGTTTCGATCTTGACGGGCAAGCAGCACGTCGACAACCACACGCTGCTCGATCACCAGGAGCCGGATTGCCCGAGCTTTGAGCTGTACAAGCACGTCCTCGACGACGAGGCCAGCGGCATCTTCAAGGGGCAGATCTTTGTCGCGCAAAAGGCCCAGCGGACCGACTCGAAGCAGTCGAGCCGGAGCCTATTGCTGAGCGACGACGCAGCCATGCAGAGTCAGCCGGCGCTCGAGATCTATGCCGACGACGTCAAGTGCACCCACGGCAGCACGACGGGGCCGCTGGACGAAGAGGCTGTCTTCTACCTCAACAGCCGCGGCGTCAGCGGCGACATGGCCAAGCGGCTGTTGACCTACGCCTTCGCCGCCGACGTGACGCGCCGAATCAAGGTCGAGGCCGTACGCCAGCGGGTCGAGGACCACATGGCCAAACAGCACGGCCTGCCGACCGACTTCCGCATTCAGGACCTGGCAGACGCGACGGAGGACGTGGTCTTCTGA
- a CDS encoding DUF1501 domain-containing protein, producing the protein MPTPTTRRAFLSSGLTMLAAGVTVPSFINRTAFAVGDPFGQKGVAVDSGTDGKILVVVQLSGGNDGLNTVVPVGDDAYHAARPMLRFGPDQVLRISDYVGLHQSLEPLKALFDDGRMGIVQGVGYPNPNRSHFTSMDIWHSATPGEAAKSSGWLGRFFDSQCAGTGANNQAAGIEQSIDPQIGVSLGESNRLAMQGEQVTALSFENPADYRYKGPDADAMAALQLGKAGGDELDFLTRTAMDARVSSDKVLDAIQGHTPPKDYPRGEFGDGLRTTAAMIRGKLPTRVYYVSLGGFDTHANQLNSHARLMQQFAQGIDAFLADLRQQGNSERVAVMTFSEFGRRVQQNASGGTDHGAAAPMFFFGDRVTPGLLGRHPSLVQLDNGDLAYTVDFRQCYAAVLQQWLDTSPEVTAAILGGRWEAPTLLRG; encoded by the coding sequence ATGCCCACTCCCACCACCCGACGCGCGTTTCTCTCCAGCGGCCTGACGATGCTCGCCGCAGGCGTCACGGTGCCGTCGTTCATCAACCGCACCGCCTTTGCCGTCGGCGATCCGTTCGGGCAGAAGGGCGTGGCCGTTGACAGCGGAACCGATGGCAAGATTCTCGTCGTCGTCCAGCTCTCTGGCGGCAATGACGGGCTCAACACCGTTGTGCCCGTCGGCGACGACGCCTATCACGCGGCCCGGCCAATGCTGCGATTCGGGCCCGACCAGGTGCTTCGCATCAGCGACTACGTCGGCCTGCACCAGAGCCTCGAACCGCTCAAGGCACTCTTTGACGACGGACGGATGGGCATCGTCCAGGGCGTCGGCTATCCGAACCCGAACCGAAGCCACTTCACGTCGATGGACATCTGGCACAGCGCCACCCCCGGCGAAGCGGCCAAGAGCAGCGGTTGGCTCGGGCGGTTCTTCGACAGCCAGTGCGCTGGCACCGGCGCGAACAACCAGGCCGCGGGCATCGAGCAGAGCATCGACCCGCAGATCGGGGTCAGCCTCGGCGAGTCCAATCGACTCGCCATGCAGGGCGAGCAGGTGACGGCCCTCTCCTTCGAAAACCCGGCCGACTACCGCTACAAGGGCCCCGACGCCGACGCGATGGCGGCGTTGCAGCTCGGTAAGGCTGGTGGCGACGAGCTCGACTTCCTCACACGCACCGCGATGGACGCGCGGGTCTCGAGCGACAAGGTGCTCGACGCCATCCAGGGCCACACGCCGCCCAAGGACTACCCACGCGGCGAGTTCGGCGACGGTCTTCGAACGACCGCCGCGATGATTCGTGGCAAGCTGCCGACACGCGTCTACTACGTCAGCCTCGGCGGCTTCGACACGCACGCGAACCAGCTCAACAGCCATGCCCGGCTCATGCAGCAGTTCGCCCAGGGCATTGACGCCTTCCTGGCTGACCTGCGGCAGCAGGGCAACAGCGAACGCGTCGCCGTCATGACCTTCAGCGAGTTCGGCCGCCGCGTTCAGCAGAACGCGTCTGGCGGCACGGATCACGGTGCGGCCGCGCCGATGTTCTTCTTCGGCGATCGCGTCACGCCAGGCCTGCTGGGCCGGCACCCGTCGCTCGTCCAGCTGGACAACGGCGACCTCGCGTACACCGTCGACTTCCGTCAGTGCTACGCGGCCGTGCTGCAGCAGTGGCTCGACACGAGCCCCGAAGTCACCGCGGCCATCCTCGGCGGACGATGGGAAGCACCGACGCTTCTACGCGGTTGA